The following DNA comes from Erigeron canadensis isolate Cc75 chromosome 3, C_canadensis_v1, whole genome shotgun sequence.
agttacttacttacttactttttctAAGTTCTAAGCAAGTGTATGTTCTAATATTCTTACTGTGTTCGTATGATATATCATAACCCATTATCATTATAAGTATGTATAGATTCTTTAGGTGCACTCTATTTTTGTAATGGAAGTTTAAGGTTCATAGTTCATACCATAGCACAAGCTTAGTTCTTTTAGGTGCACTCTATGTTGTTTCTATTTTGTGTTTTGAATGGGTATTTTGATTTATATCAGATCTGAGCTAGAATCATATCAAGGGAAGTTTCGGTTTGTTTCACTTCACCAGCTAATTTTCATGTCTGAACTCGACCTACAGATTCCTTCTGCTTTTGGTAAGTGTTTTGTACTGCTGAGATTGAAACCAGTATATTTTGTGTAGATTGTTAGGAATCTTTTCACATTCACTTTGTCCATGAGATGCTAATAGCCTAATACTTATGAGCTAAATGTCATGGTTGTTATGTAATCTTATCTTACTTCTTGGTGCATTAGACCCGTTTGCTGAAGCTAATGTTGAGGACTCTGGTGCCGGTTCAAAAGAATACGTTCATATCCGCGTTCAGCAGCGAAATGGTCGAAAAAGTTTGACTACAGTGCAGGGGTTGAAAAAAGAGTTTAGTTACAGTAAGATTCTGAAGGACCTCAAGAAGGAGTTCTGTTGCAATGGCACTCTTTTCCAGGACCCTGAACTAGGCCAGGTTTCTATCATATGTTCCTTGCGACTTTACAATGTGTGTTGCTTCTACATCGGCaattcttacttttttttttcattctgtCTTAAAGGTCATCCAGCTTCAAGGTGATCAGAGAAAGAACGTCTCTAGCTTTCTGACCCAGGTAGTTTTTTCAATACATGGTTTTAGCATTCAATATTGTACCACTTGCACAAAATAGTTGCTCAGTTTGTAGATGAGAGGCCAAATTTAGACGTTTGGTGATTGTGGTGCCACTCTCCACCTGATACCACCACTTGGGGTTTTGCAACTTGCAAGATAGGTAGGTTGGTCTTGTTAGCTAACGGTCAAAATGGGATGATTTGAACTGTCACAGATGTTTTGTTCATTCTGTGAAGGTTTTATTTAATGCGTTAACTCGTTAGTATGATCACATTAAAATATCAATACAATGATAGCATCAAAAAAACTGAATAGAATGATCTAATATGTTTAACCTGTTTAAcctatttgatttgttatatcttgttaaCTACATATCTATCTGACCTCAACACAACTAAAATCGGCCCGTCTAGATTAAATTGGTTGACATTTCTATATCAATGCAAGACAAAGTACATGAATTAGTGTATCTGTTGATTCTCTTAGCTTGTTGCCTAATCTTTTGATTCCAGTTGTCAATGAATCTCTTCTCTTTGTGCAGGCAGGCATAGTGAAGAAGGATACTATCAAGATCCATGGATTCTAGGCTGCTGAAGCCACACATGTGCAAGTCTACTGTTTACACATATCAAGCAATTAGAGTGTTGTGTTTGCTTTAAGTTGGGACAGTTCTGTTTGCTGTCTCTGTTAATTCTACTTCTAGTTCGGTAATGTTATGAAATATGTGTTTCCATATCAACTTTAGACATATAATAATCAGTGACCCAGTGATAATATCCTTCACTCCTTCACTTTCTGTTGCATTTAGTACTTTTGGAATCAGATTTCTATTATTTTAGATGATTTTTGCCTAATTTTTGCGCTCCTGCTACATAGCAAAGCTTTTGAACATGACTTTAGAATTAGGCAAGGTTCAGCCAGGAATTAGTCTTAAGCGTTATTGCGTAGGTGGGATCATCTTTGATATTTGAAGTGAATGACACAATGTTGGTATTGTTGTGTAGGATTGAAATTTGTTCAAAGGCAACATAAATCAGGTTTTGTTGTAGACGAGAACGATTGAAAGACAGAAAGTAGTATTTCGGATGCTAAGAGCGCGTTGAATTCgagaaaatgttttcaaattttccatttctagttttctagaaaatgaaaaggttttttatttatagaaaacccttgaaaattttgaaaacgcgttcaaattaaaagatggagttttcattatttcattttagaaaactagaaaacatgttcaaattcacttgttttctaattttaggtttataaaaggtttggaaaatagaaaagtgaaaacaaaaagtgaaaaaaaaaattttttctaattttactGCAAAGAAAAAagggaattttcattttctaggaaaccttttctagaaaaatacaatttgagcgcgttttttgtttttcctgttttcttgaaaaatgaaaatggaaaacaggggagttttcttgaactaaataCACCCTTAATTATTGGTAATACATGAgtttttaaacaattacaaCTGTTGCAGTTTTCTTTGTGGCGAAACATGTCAAGTCTACAAgacttcaaaatattttcatttgtaTACGTGTCTAAGCTTGGTCGACGAATGCTGATTCACATCTTGGTCGACATACGGTACAACATATGTCATAAATAGCTACATGAATCCAAGGGTGAAGCCCATGATCCAAGGGCGAAGACAGAATTAATTGTCTACTTGAATCAAATAAATTAAGCAAAAAAACGAGTATCTaaggaaagaaaaatatggaaatATAGAAAAATGACTGGTTATAGTCATGGGGGTTCAAAGAtttgaaaatgatgttttttggtttattatCTTCCGGTTGATGATAAAGTTTCATGGTTAATTGTTTAATTGGAAGGGGGAGATCGTATAAATTCTTTTTGATTTGGGCTTTAGGatgaaatttataataaaaattggGATAGTTTGGAAGTTGGAAGAGGCCAAGCAGCCCGTTGTCCCCTACTAGCTTCATTATAGTACACAACAACGATTTATAATATTGATCAGCTATTTAGTATGTGTTTCACAACTCACTAGTAATCCTGCTTTGATTGGTGGccgttttttttataatgattaAATGTCAAATGTATTAAGAAAGTGAAGATATAATATCtgaatatattaagtaaaaaataagtaagtagcggttatttttgtttactaagtaaaaaaaaataaaatttgactaaatgcattaagttcttaattactaagtctattaattaaaaaaagaatggaGCCGTGCTGTATAAATAAACTTATAGATCAATGTATACATGTATGTTTGGTGTGCTAGAAAATACAGGATCATTTTACAggttcttttaaaaattatggCTAAATAAGATAAAAACTTGTTTGTAATGTTTAAAAACTGGGGTGGTTTGGGGAGTTGCGGACCTTGATGTGGTGGCGTGACCGTTACAAATGGTTTCATACCTCACTCATGGTGAGATTCAACATAAGTGACACTAATATTGATActtaataatgaaaaaaaatctgTAGATGATAATAGCAAACACTGTGAGAAAGTTCCTTACATATTGGGTAGTGAAAATTTTATACTATTAGTTATCCATAACAATCATCCCATTATCAAGTTATAGAATACAATTGTATAATGGAGCAATTGTTCTTGATGAATAAACTCCGTGAGTTAATCACCTTTCTTCTTTCATACACACTATTGCTTACATTAGATATTTTGTTATGTAATATGACTGAATACCACATTATTTTGAAGTACAGTCCTAGTGTCCTACTACTGATCACTACATAGTGACAAGTAAAATGACAAAACAATGAAGCTTTTTGTGTGAAATAAAATCCAAATAAAGTTGCATCAGATACGCACTAACACACACTATAATTAGTAGAGGGACCTCGTGGTCCCAGCCGGCCGATGGTGCGGCCAGGGGTCTTGACAAACGCCCTTTCACTTCCGGTCCcagatatatataattgacCTCCAATTACTTTAAGTATTATCATTACTTTTTTCATATACAGTAATAGATAATAATTGACCTTCaactaaacaaataaaagtATTTTCAACTTTGACATAGGTGATAATTGACCTCTCTAACCAAAATACCAAATCATACATAGCGTGACAATGAAATTCTATTTGTGTATGATCTGAGCTACAAGTACAACTACTAAGCGTATATCTGTATAAGTTTTTGTGAGGTGGGATTCAATAACATATGTTACATAGTACTAGAAAGAAACCCGCGCGTTCCAGCGGTGACGACAAATTACATCacattatttgtttattttagtttatcaaTCTCCTCTTGCTATATTGTATCGTACATCTATTAGTTTTTATTCACAGTATCAATATATTCTATTAATGTCATGAGGTTTACAAAACTTAATAAAGATATTGAACTAACGAATAAGATtttgtgtattatatattactgaatgataaaattttatattcatTCTTCACGTACTAATGACCagcaataatattaaaaacttgtacaaaattaaacaaataaccAACCCAATAAGCTGATACCATTCAACACATACAAAAAATTTGGTGGTGATGACATGATACAAAAAATATTGGCAGCTGTGTAGCCACAAAAGATACATCAATTGGTATATATGTTCATACAAAAAAGACCTCCTAGTCCAAAAGGTATGTCTACACATTCTCATTCATATTTAACAACTCATTCTTATTTTCAGTCAGGAGGTTTTCTCAAATCTAAACTAACTCGACTTTGTAGTGCAAGAGCCAACACCTTGCATCCTAGAATTCACAATGTATGTGCTACTCGATGTATTTGTAAAGAATGACAACCCTACAAAAGTACCTTGGGCTCAATGAATGTTGATTACCTTAACACCACATAAAGTTAATATACTGATAACAGAAATTGCATTTGAGGGTAACTTTAATGTGTATCAAACTACTTGAAACTTGGGGAAACAAACTGCAGCCTTAATAAAACTTTAGTTGATAACTTTTAGGAATCATTTGAGTACCTTTTGTGTGAGAGTCACTCTTGACGGGGATCTTCAATCCATCAAATTAGAAAGCTGAGAGTATAAGGTTCGCCTCTTCAAATTATATCAAAATACATAATACATGCATATTCATAGGCCAGGCAGTCCAACAATTTATATAGGGATGGATATTCACTCATCTGTCCATGTGTGCAATTGCTAAttagaatgtatcaagaaatatttttttgttcatttaaatGGAATCCTTTGTTATGTTGAATAATTATGGATCACGTACCTGATGCATACTCCGACTGGTTTTGGAAAGTTAAGAGAAACAACCACATGAACCTTCCATCATTCAAAATATCATAATAACATTATAAAAGGTACTCCATATTTAagtaaaattataagtttatacctcGGAAAGTAAAGAAACGTCAACAGCAAAGATGCAAATAAATTCCTCACAAAATTGGAAAATAACACGAACAACTGCAAAACTTGTTGATCTTTCTACTGTAATTTGAAAAACACAATAACTTATTAGCCCATGGATTCATAAACACAGACACACGACGACCATGGGGGTAAATAAAACGTGCGTACCTAATAGAATAATTAGCAACAACTGCAGCCTCACTCCTAAAATTCGATTCACCGCCCCAACGGAAGTCAATGTCTATTGTTATTTGATCTTTCTTAAGACTCTAAACACGAATACCTACATATTATTCAAGTAAATAAGGAGTTTGAATTCTCAAATTTGTGAGTCAGAATCAAAAGTTTGAAAGAAGTGCAACATGACTTAAGATGGTACTTTCAATATTTGGTGCCACGGGTCCAAGAGACAACTTATTAAACTTCAATGATGTAATTTCCGCTAAATGATACTCGTCTAAGTTCCAATAGTGGCTCAACGCTGTAatgaaaaagacattttaaTCTTAGGCCTTTTTTTTACCTAAATACTCGACACTAAAAAGATATTTTCGtaacaaaactttaaaaatatattacgaaataaaatataagatagTTAATCAAAACTTCCTCAAATTTCTTCAAATCTTTTTTTGccagaaaaacaaataaaaataaaataaaatattctaATGGGTCATGAATCATTATTACCAGCAAGtctttgaatatataaatatagaatgTGAAAGAATACATGAAAAGGATTGATTAAAGTATATGAAATACTTGAAAAAAATTTCTACCTTTAATTGCATCCAACCTTAAAAGAGGGGCGATTATTGATGCATATATCCTTAATTGCAATTTGCAAGCATACAAAAGTACTTCATGTTAACCCTAAATCAATATTATCTATACAATAAAGTCGAGTCGAGGGAGAGTTGATTTCGGTGGCAAGCGATCGCCTGAGAAAGGGGAGCGGCTgagaaaggttttttttttcctttccttttttgATAGAGAGAATTGGGGTGTAAAGTATGGTAAGGGTAGTTTTGTCCGACCGGCTAGTAGGGTATAGGGGCATTTTAGTCACATCAGGTTTTTACTACCTTAAAAGCTAATTTGCTTTAAAAGGGAGTATAAATGTTATACTATTTTTGATATGCTATTTAAATAGGTTCATTTATAATAGATGTATATTGCAATTAGActatgttttagtttgttactagattttagatcggTGTCAAATACATAGGTTTTACAAcattaattatcaatataaaaattagtatatataacaaaaataatacttaTACGttacatgtaaaaatatatttaaataataattgagatatttaaatgtaaatactTAATGTTAAATCATATCAAGGCTCGATGGTGTAGTAGGGTTTTGTTTTTACAAACCCTTCCAGTGGAACAATATTTTAACCTTGATAACACAATTAGCCGAGTTCTCATTGATGTGTTgcaataaaagttttattattttcattatccATGATTGTTAAGAACAATAGATAGCAGCTTGTCATGAGGTTTTTAATGACTTCTTGTGTAGTGATTTTATATGTAGGGTTCCGcttatttaaaaagaatttgTATTCTAAATATAGTATGATTCAAATTAGTAAAATGATTATCataattatagtttgattaccattactaataacaataatattacaattagtttgattacaattaataaatttaataatataaataaaatattgatatacaTATTAATTTGTATTAATCCAAATGTTGAAATCTTTCTATCTCtttgatatattttgttattagataaatattatgcAATTAAATATTGAGGTTAACTTcattgtcttttagtatatattaagataaaaatTATTTGTGACCTCATTCATTgctatcaaatatatatacatcgcatcgcatataaatataaatataaaatagggttgatgaaaaaaaatatgtgtaaATATAGACTTATCGAGAGAAAGAGAAACTGTGTTCAAGTCCTGTGGAGAACAGAGGAAGTCCCTTTATAAGGGCTTGGTTTAAGTATACGCAAGTTCAAGTCTGAAAAggcagagtttacccctattaatcgtcatgACTTCGGACGaattagtaggggtttttctcctgtcgggtatttgaaatagacatttataTTTGAGATAGCTCTCTAGCACGGACTCGGTTAAGATAACTTATGTTAGACCCCCCTTTGTCGAATCAAAGATTTCAGCGaattttacctttaaaaaaaaattaagtaaaaggAAAGCTAGCTGATATTTACACTAAAGATATTGTTTTGCATacaaaaccaactgggttggatcagtggttgaagctcatgcctctggaaacagaggtcatgggttcgatcctcatgcccagtaAGGCTGGAgatccttttctacctatggtagatactggaagcagcctctctacctttggtaggggtaaagctgtctacatatcaacctcccggTATTGAGACctaaaacccgtggaagacggcattgggagttactttacttctATATTGTTTTGCATACGGAAACCTTTGTGATTGGACCATTATACCCTTAAGCTTGATTTTCCTTAATATATTTCTTacctatataaaaaaaaattgaaatgctTCCCCATGCGTCAAACCATTTACGCATTTATGACAGCCTTTTTTCCCTCACCGTCATCACTCTTTCACAACATCATCTACTTAAGTTTCATATCCTATAAAATACAATCATGAAgatgaagttaaaaaaaaaatcattaaaaattgAAGAATTTATTTTCTACCAAATCGTCCAATCTAtctacatataaataaatttaatctaATACAGCGATGTTCAAGGTGAATCACCATCTCCTCTTTCGTTTCCTTCAGATTCGATATCTATTCTGTAACCTCCAAGATCTTTGTTCAATGATTTTTGAGATGATATTTGTCTCTAAACCGATATTGTAATTCgttaaaaatcatatacaaattaaaaaagaagaaaaagagagacTGTGCATCCAATAGATATATATCCAAATTAATTTTTGGggcctagttca
Coding sequences within:
- the LOC122592367 gene encoding protein translation factor SUI1 homolog 1-like, coding for MSELDLQIPSAFDPFAEANVEDSGAGSKEYVHIRVQQRNGRKSLTTVQGLKKEFSYSKILKDLKKEFCCNGTLFQDPELGQVIQLQGDQRKNVSSFLTQAGIVKKDTIKIHGF